A window of Hevea brasiliensis isolate MT/VB/25A 57/8 chromosome 14, ASM3005281v1, whole genome shotgun sequence contains these coding sequences:
- the LOC110656506 gene encoding uncharacterized protein LOC110656506, with the protein MVNSKQSLFGSLTDALDFSQVRSAKDAELLEEARENTRSGGRLTREQYGALRRKIGGTYKDFFKSYIEVDGQYVEDGWVDTTCKVCKKDIGGEPRQVDKFGRYVHVACLEKANSGNFFTRLFSR; encoded by the exons ATGGTAAACAGCAAGCAATCTTTGTTTGGCAGTTTAACCGATGCTTTAGATTTCTCCCAAGTTCGGTCTGCTAAAGATGCTGAACTTCTTGAGGAGGCCAGAGAAAACACCAGGTCTGGTGGTAGACTGACTAGGGAACAG TACGGTGCTCTTAGAAGGAAAATTGGAGGGACTTACAAGGATTTCTTCAAATCTTACATTGAAG TGGATGGACAATATGTTGAAGATGGCTGGGTTGACACAACTTGCAAGGTCTGCAAGAAAGATATTGGAGGTGAGCCAAGGCAAGTCGACAAGTTTGGAAGATATGTTCATGTAGCATGTCTAGAAAAAGCCAATTCAGGGAACTTTTTTACCAGACTTTTCTCCAGATGA
- the LOC110656504 gene encoding potassium transporter 2 isoform X2: MDLGHGKCWDTSKKDSWKTLLVLAYQSLGVVYGDLSTSPLYVYKSTFAEDIQHSDSNEEIFGVLSFVFWTLTLVPLFKYVFVVLRADDNGEGGTFALYSLICRHAKVSLLPNRQVADEALSTYKTEHPPEKNNNSRVKIYLEKHKGLHTALLILVLLGTCMVIGDGLLTPAISVFSAVSGLELSMSKEHHQYAVIPITCFILVCLFALQHYGTHRVGFFFAPVVLTWLLCISALGLYNIIHWNPHVYQALSPYYMFKFLKKTRKGGWMSLGGILLCITGSEAMFADLGHFSYAAIQIAFTFLVYPALILAYMGQAAYLSRHHGNSNHIGFYISVPEKLRLPVLIIAILSSVVGSQAIISGTFSIINQSQSLGCFPKVKVVHTSDEIHGQIYIPEINWILMVLCIAVTIGFRDTKHMGNASGLAVMTVMLVTTCLTSLVIILCWNKPPIVALAFLLFFGSVELLYFSASLTKFTEGAWLPILLAFFLMTIMFVWHYATIKKYEFDLHNKVSLDWLLALGPSLGIARVPGIGLVFTDLTSGIPANFSRFVTNLPAFHRILVFVCVKSVPVPYVPPAERYLVGRVGPPSHRSYRCIVRYGYRDVHQDVDSFETELVARLADFINYDWHRAHGTNSCTEDDASRSNESSSEYRLAVIGTTPFSGTPAYEIEETVQQASVSGGFSTAESMAEVIEMEPIFQRRVRFAIDDDPQSDMHLQLKEELEDLFAAQQAGTAFILGHSHVQAKKGSSLLKRLAINFGYNFLGRNCRGPDVALKVPPGSLLEVGMVYVL, translated from the exons ATGGATCTTGGGCATGGTAAATGTTGGGATACCTCAAAG AAGGATTCCTGGAAGACACTGTTGGTTTTGGCTTATCAGAGCCTTGGAGTGGTATATGGGGACCTTAGCACCTCTCCTCTCTATGTTTATAAAAGCACATTTGCAGAAGATATCCAGCATTCAGACTCCAATGAAGAGATTTTTGGTGTTCTGTCTTTTGTTTTCTGGACTCTCACATTGGTCCCCTTGTTCAAGTATGTCTTTGTGGTACTTAGAGCTGATGACAACGGAGAGG GCGGCACTTTTGCGTTGTATTCGTTGATATGCCGTCATGCAAAAGTTAGCCTTCTGCCCAATAGACAGGTTGCAGATGAAGCACTATCCACTTACAAAACGGAGCACCCTCCAGAGAAGAATAATAATTCAAGGGTTAAAATCTACCTTGAGAAGCACAAGGGATTGCATACTGCTTTGCTGATCTTGGTACTTCTTGGTACATGTATGGTAATTGGAGATGGACTGCTCACTCCAGCAATTTCTG TTTTTTCTGCAGTGTCTGGCCTTGAGTTATCCATGTCCAAGGAGCATCATCAGT ATGCTGTAATTCCAATCACTTGCTTCATCTTGGTTTGTCTTTTTGCACTTCAACACTATGGCACGCATCGAGTGGGATTTTTCTTTGCACCAGTAGTCTTAACATGGCTTTTATGCATCAGTGCCCTTGGTTTATATAACATAATCCACTGGAATCCACACGTCTATCAGGCTCTCTCTCCATATTACATGTTTAAGTTCTTGAAGAAAACAAGGAAAGGCGGGTGGATGTCTTTGGGTGGAATATTGTTGTGCATAACAG GTTCAGAGGCAATGTTTGCTGATCTTGGCCATTTCTCTTATGCTGCAATTCAG ATTGCTTTCACCTTTCTGGTTTATCCAGCACTTATATTGGCATATATGGGGCAAGCTGCATATCTGTCACGACATCACGGCAACAGTAATCATATTGGTTTTTATATTTCAGTTCCAG AAAAACTGAGGTTGCCAGTGCTAATAATAGCAATTCTTTCTTCTGTGGTTGGAAGCCAAGCAATCATCAGTGGGACATTCTCTATCATAAACCAGAGCCAGTCACTTGGCTGCTTCCCAAAAGTGAAAGTTGTTCACACGTCTGATGAGATACATGGCCAGATATATATCCCTGAGATCAATTGGATTCTCATGGTCCTCTGCATTGCTGTGACTATTGGATTTAGAGACACAAAACACATGGGAAATGCATCGG GATTGGCAGTGATGACAGTAATGCTAGTGACCACATGCCTTACTTCCCTGGTTATCATCCTCTGTTGGAACAAGCCCCCTATTGTAGCACTTGCCTTTCTACTTTTCTTTGGCTCTGTTGAACTGCTTTACTTCTCAGCTTCACTCACCAAGTTCACTGAGGGTGCCTGGCTTCCCATCCTCTTAGCTTTCTTCCTCATGACCATCATGTTTGTTTGGCATTATGCCACCATTAAAAAATATGAATTTGATCTCCATAACAAGGTATCACTAGACTGGCTTTTAGCACTAGGTCCAAGCTTAGGAATTGCTAGAGTTCCAGGCATTGGCTTAGTTTTCACTGATCTCACCTCTGGCATCCCCGCTAACTTTTCACGCTTTGTCACTAACCTTCCTGCCTTTCATCGTATCCTTGTATTTGTGTGTGTAAAATCGGTGCCAGTCCCTTATGTGCCCCCTGCTGAGAGGTATCTTGTGGGACGTGTTGGCCCTCCATCTCATCGATCTTACAGATGCATTGTTCGATATGGATACCGTGACGTGCATCAGGATGTTGATTCTTTTGAAACTGAGCTTGTTGCTAGGTTGGCTGATTTCATCAACTATGATTGGCATCGAGCACATGGAACTAACTCGTGTACTGAGGATGATGCATCTCGATCCAATGAATCCTCAAGTGAATATAGATTGGCAGTAATTGGAACCACACCATTCTCTGGTACACCAGCTTATGAAATTGAGGAGACTGTGCAACAAGCAAGTGTGTCTGGTGGATTTTCGACTGCAGAGAGTATGGCTGAAGTTATTGAAATGGAACCTATATTTCAAAGAAGAGTGAGGTTTGCCATTGATGATGATCCACAATCTGATATGCATTTGCAGTTAAAAGAGGAGCTGGAAGATCTTTTTGCAGCTCAACAAGCTGGTACTGCatttatactagggcattcgcaTGTTCAAGCGAAAAAAGGGTCATCTCTCCTGAAGAGATTGGCTATTAATTTTGGGTATAATTTCCTTGGAAGGAACTGCAGGGGGCCAGACGTGGCGCTCAAAGTTCCACCAGGGTCTCTTCTAGAGGTTGGCATGGTTTATGTTTTGTAA
- the LOC110656504 gene encoding potassium transporter 2 isoform X1, protein MDLGHGKCWDTSKCLSNFIQKDSWKTLLVLAYQSLGVVYGDLSTSPLYVYKSTFAEDIQHSDSNEEIFGVLSFVFWTLTLVPLFKYVFVVLRADDNGEGGTFALYSLICRHAKVSLLPNRQVADEALSTYKTEHPPEKNNNSRVKIYLEKHKGLHTALLILVLLGTCMVIGDGLLTPAISVFSAVSGLELSMSKEHHQYAVIPITCFILVCLFALQHYGTHRVGFFFAPVVLTWLLCISALGLYNIIHWNPHVYQALSPYYMFKFLKKTRKGGWMSLGGILLCITGSEAMFADLGHFSYAAIQIAFTFLVYPALILAYMGQAAYLSRHHGNSNHIGFYISVPEKLRLPVLIIAILSSVVGSQAIISGTFSIINQSQSLGCFPKVKVVHTSDEIHGQIYIPEINWILMVLCIAVTIGFRDTKHMGNASGLAVMTVMLVTTCLTSLVIILCWNKPPIVALAFLLFFGSVELLYFSASLTKFTEGAWLPILLAFFLMTIMFVWHYATIKKYEFDLHNKVSLDWLLALGPSLGIARVPGIGLVFTDLTSGIPANFSRFVTNLPAFHRILVFVCVKSVPVPYVPPAERYLVGRVGPPSHRSYRCIVRYGYRDVHQDVDSFETELVARLADFINYDWHRAHGTNSCTEDDASRSNESSSEYRLAVIGTTPFSGTPAYEIEETVQQASVSGGFSTAESMAEVIEMEPIFQRRVRFAIDDDPQSDMHLQLKEELEDLFAAQQAGTAFILGHSHVQAKKGSSLLKRLAINFGYNFLGRNCRGPDVALKVPPGSLLEVGMVYVL, encoded by the exons ATGGATCTTGGGCATGGTAAATGTTGGGATACCTCAAAG TGCTTGTCAAATTTCATTCAGAAGGATTCCTGGAAGACACTGTTGGTTTTGGCTTATCAGAGCCTTGGAGTGGTATATGGGGACCTTAGCACCTCTCCTCTCTATGTTTATAAAAGCACATTTGCAGAAGATATCCAGCATTCAGACTCCAATGAAGAGATTTTTGGTGTTCTGTCTTTTGTTTTCTGGACTCTCACATTGGTCCCCTTGTTCAAGTATGTCTTTGTGGTACTTAGAGCTGATGACAACGGAGAGG GCGGCACTTTTGCGTTGTATTCGTTGATATGCCGTCATGCAAAAGTTAGCCTTCTGCCCAATAGACAGGTTGCAGATGAAGCACTATCCACTTACAAAACGGAGCACCCTCCAGAGAAGAATAATAATTCAAGGGTTAAAATCTACCTTGAGAAGCACAAGGGATTGCATACTGCTTTGCTGATCTTGGTACTTCTTGGTACATGTATGGTAATTGGAGATGGACTGCTCACTCCAGCAATTTCTG TTTTTTCTGCAGTGTCTGGCCTTGAGTTATCCATGTCCAAGGAGCATCATCAGT ATGCTGTAATTCCAATCACTTGCTTCATCTTGGTTTGTCTTTTTGCACTTCAACACTATGGCACGCATCGAGTGGGATTTTTCTTTGCACCAGTAGTCTTAACATGGCTTTTATGCATCAGTGCCCTTGGTTTATATAACATAATCCACTGGAATCCACACGTCTATCAGGCTCTCTCTCCATATTACATGTTTAAGTTCTTGAAGAAAACAAGGAAAGGCGGGTGGATGTCTTTGGGTGGAATATTGTTGTGCATAACAG GTTCAGAGGCAATGTTTGCTGATCTTGGCCATTTCTCTTATGCTGCAATTCAG ATTGCTTTCACCTTTCTGGTTTATCCAGCACTTATATTGGCATATATGGGGCAAGCTGCATATCTGTCACGACATCACGGCAACAGTAATCATATTGGTTTTTATATTTCAGTTCCAG AAAAACTGAGGTTGCCAGTGCTAATAATAGCAATTCTTTCTTCTGTGGTTGGAAGCCAAGCAATCATCAGTGGGACATTCTCTATCATAAACCAGAGCCAGTCACTTGGCTGCTTCCCAAAAGTGAAAGTTGTTCACACGTCTGATGAGATACATGGCCAGATATATATCCCTGAGATCAATTGGATTCTCATGGTCCTCTGCATTGCTGTGACTATTGGATTTAGAGACACAAAACACATGGGAAATGCATCGG GATTGGCAGTGATGACAGTAATGCTAGTGACCACATGCCTTACTTCCCTGGTTATCATCCTCTGTTGGAACAAGCCCCCTATTGTAGCACTTGCCTTTCTACTTTTCTTTGGCTCTGTTGAACTGCTTTACTTCTCAGCTTCACTCACCAAGTTCACTGAGGGTGCCTGGCTTCCCATCCTCTTAGCTTTCTTCCTCATGACCATCATGTTTGTTTGGCATTATGCCACCATTAAAAAATATGAATTTGATCTCCATAACAAGGTATCACTAGACTGGCTTTTAGCACTAGGTCCAAGCTTAGGAATTGCTAGAGTTCCAGGCATTGGCTTAGTTTTCACTGATCTCACCTCTGGCATCCCCGCTAACTTTTCACGCTTTGTCACTAACCTTCCTGCCTTTCATCGTATCCTTGTATTTGTGTGTGTAAAATCGGTGCCAGTCCCTTATGTGCCCCCTGCTGAGAGGTATCTTGTGGGACGTGTTGGCCCTCCATCTCATCGATCTTACAGATGCATTGTTCGATATGGATACCGTGACGTGCATCAGGATGTTGATTCTTTTGAAACTGAGCTTGTTGCTAGGTTGGCTGATTTCATCAACTATGATTGGCATCGAGCACATGGAACTAACTCGTGTACTGAGGATGATGCATCTCGATCCAATGAATCCTCAAGTGAATATAGATTGGCAGTAATTGGAACCACACCATTCTCTGGTACACCAGCTTATGAAATTGAGGAGACTGTGCAACAAGCAAGTGTGTCTGGTGGATTTTCGACTGCAGAGAGTATGGCTGAAGTTATTGAAATGGAACCTATATTTCAAAGAAGAGTGAGGTTTGCCATTGATGATGATCCACAATCTGATATGCATTTGCAGTTAAAAGAGGAGCTGGAAGATCTTTTTGCAGCTCAACAAGCTGGTACTGCatttatactagggcattcgcaTGTTCAAGCGAAAAAAGGGTCATCTCTCCTGAAGAGATTGGCTATTAATTTTGGGTATAATTTCCTTGGAAGGAACTGCAGGGGGCCAGACGTGGCGCTCAAAGTTCCACCAGGGTCTCTTCTAGAGGTTGGCATGGTTTATGTTTTGTAA